In Methanothermococcus thermolithotrophicus DSM 2095, one DNA window encodes the following:
- a CDS encoding ATP-binding protein encodes MDINMFIGIGRADSYKKTAKTKRYVKLSVGEANHMIFLGKSGYGKTTLMRGLVEEIYIAHQMAKVPALIIVLEKKTDHTKSEKIMAIYEEESYNSEKKIIKKYGEWVWEYIESYIKLQNQHKRNLGMMGDFAFGVPNIIGKFYKYDDKNTFLGRQGLQPYVFPTRRFVFRPRRRKEYIGMDNGWHMCKVFEAKIPYSRIPFSLLSSFGSLGEQTLYAQRLKNIWEIEGIKDPDKVIDIALSHEKNPDNPSSTYFRIAETMNRLKNDRLFSKTDTFFCNLSTDAINVIDFSSNSDLTHEEESLIFKFLVIHAIKVASQTRTPIYFVVDEVQNMLTTEHGKWAIDKILREGRSMGINLITATQYMYGLPQSLLMGASHVGIIGRLASHSDWKVLSKLIDDFEDSVEPPDPVSTYTQYEDFKKKMKFKGWFSWDKAYTERIEFRQPQSL; translated from the coding sequence ATGGACATTAATATGTTTATAGGGATTGGAAGGGCGGACTCATATAAAAAAACAGCAAAAACTAAAAGGTATGTGAAACTCAGCGTGGGAGAAGCAAATCACATGATATTTCTAGGAAAAAGTGGTTACGGAAAAACTACATTGATGAGAGGATTGGTTGAAGAAATATATATTGCTCATCAAATGGCAAAAGTTCCTGCATTGATTATTGTTTTAGAGAAAAAAACAGATCATACAAAATCGGAAAAAATCATGGCAATATATGAGGAAGAGAGCTACAATAGTGAAAAGAAAATAATAAAAAAATACGGTGAATGGGTTTGGGAATATATCGAATCTTATATAAAACTACAAAATCAACATAAGCGAAATTTAGGAATGATGGGGGATTTTGCATTTGGAGTTCCAAACATCATTGGAAAGTTCTACAAGTATGATGATAAAAATACTTTCTTAGGAAGGCAGGGATTACAACCTTATGTATTTCCAACACGAAGATTTGTGTTCAGACCAAGGCGGAGAAAAGAATACATTGGAATGGATAATGGTTGGCACATGTGTAAAGTCTTTGAAGCCAAAATACCATATTCTAGAATCCCATTCTCACTACTGTCCTCATTCGGTAGTTTAGGAGAACAGACCCTTTACGCTCAAAGATTAAAAAACATTTGGGAAATTGAAGGAATCAAAGACCCTGACAAAGTTATTGATATTGCATTATCTCATGAAAAGAATCCTGACAATCCTTCATCAACATATTTCAGAATTGCAGAAACAATGAACAGATTGAAAAATGATAGATTATTTTCTAAAACAGATACTTTTTTCTGCAATCTATCTACTGATGCAATAAATGTTATTGATTTTTCAAGTAATTCCGATTTAACTCATGAGGAAGAATCTCTTATTTTTAAGTTTTTAGTTATTCATGCAATTAAAGTTGCATCGCAAACAAGGACTCCCATCTATTTCGTAGTTGATGAGGTTCAGAATATGCTGACTACGGAACATGGAAAGTGGGCTATTGATAAGATATTGAGAGAAGGGCGGTCTATGGGAATTAACCTTATCACTGCTACTCAGTATATGTATGGGTTACCTCAATCCCTCCTCATGGGTGCTTCGCATGTTGGAATAATAGGAAGGTTAGCTTCTCATTCCGATTGGAAGGTTTTAAGTAAATTAATAGATGATTTTGAAGATTCAGTTGAACCACCAGACCCAGTTAGCACATATACACAATATGAAGATTTTAAGAAAAAGATGAAATTTAAAGGATGGTTCTCATGGGATAAAGCATATACTGAAAGGATTGAATTTCGACAACCTCAATCCTTGTAG
- a CDS encoding PRC-barrel domain-containing protein: protein MAIKISDLLEKKIYTTDAIYVGKVYDAMIDTEKSSVSGIVVSDVFDGCLRELIEDPSKKIVLPYNLVTAIGNIILIKPPVKRENYPQQ from the coding sequence ATGGCGATTAAAATTAGTGATTTGTTGGAGAAAAAAATATACACAACAGATGCCATATATGTTGGAAAAGTCTATGATGCAATGATCGACACTGAAAAGTCATCAGTTAGTGGTATAGTGGTATCAGATGTCTTTGACGGTTGTTTAAGGGAATTGATAGAAGACCCATCTAAAAAAATAGTCTTACCTTACAACTTAGTCACAGCAATAGGAAACATCATATTAATAAAACCTCCAGTAAAGAGAGAAAACTATCCTCAGCAATAA
- a CDS encoding helix-turn-helix domain-containing protein, which yields MLQTISKKNSKTVMLLLAKWGKLHFGALKKHSKIEGKSLTNALNDLLSEGLIKKECEDPTKRTAKVFYSLTPLGKKALKIYELAEQLEQERDEALNSGININGDVTINGDGVIIGNNSKVHIKKQ from the coding sequence ATGCTTCAAACAATATCAAAAAAGAACAGTAAGACAGTAATGCTACTACTTGCAAAATGGGGTAAATTACATTTTGGAGCATTAAAAAAACATTCTAAAATAGAGGGTAAATCATTAACAAATGCACTAAACGACTTACTCAGTGAAGGTCTAATAAAAAAAGAATGCGAAGATCCTACAAAGAGAACAGCGAAGGTATTTTATTCACTCACTCCACTTGGTAAAAAAGCACTTAAAATATATGAATTGGCAGAACAATTGGAACAGGAACGGGATGAAGCATTAAATTCTGGAATTAATATTAATGGTGATGTTACCATTAATGGAGATGGTGTTATTATAGGCAATAATTCAAAAGTCCATATAAAAAAACAATAA
- the ftsY gene encoding signal recognition particle-docking protein FtsY: MFGSLKEKLSKTVSKITEKIYSKGKAEKKPDVTKEAPPKEELKSTPVESKTEPYETKQIIKTETESGPGTEPKTEEKKKENKKVGFLDRFKITKTIKKVLGKDVVLTEDDIEEVLDEMELELLEADVAYEVVEKIIESLKEQLVGTKISAKDDPEEITINALKNAIRGILSQKSINIYDIIEEKKKLNEPAVFVFVGINGTGKTTSIAKLAYKLKEKGYSVVLAAGDTFRAGAIEQLEEHGKNVGVKVIKHQKGADSAAVIYDAIQHAKARGINVVLADTAGRQATNINLMDEIRKVVRVTKPDLTIFVGDSLAGNDAITQAEEFNRAVNVDGAILTKVDADAKGGAALSIAYSIGKPVLFMGVGQRYGDLQEFDVDWMINKLFGDDEEVKFSTEREF, from the coding sequence ATGTTTGGAAGTTTAAAGGAAAAATTGAGTAAAACTGTGTCAAAAATAACTGAAAAAATATATTCAAAGGGTAAAGCTGAAAAAAAACCAGATGTTACAAAAGAGGCTCCTCCCAAGGAAGAATTAAAATCGACCCCCGTTGAATCTAAAACCGAACCATATGAAACTAAACAAATAATTAAAACTGAAACAGAATCTGGGCCAGGAACTGAACCTAAAACCGAGGAAAAGAAAAAAGAAAATAAAAAAGTAGGTTTTCTTGATAGGTTTAAAATTACAAAAACCATTAAAAAGGTCCTTGGAAAAGATGTTGTACTAACTGAAGACGATATAGAAGAAGTTTTAGATGAAATGGAGCTCGAGCTCTTAGAAGCTGATGTGGCCTATGAAGTTGTTGAAAAAATTATAGAATCTTTAAAAGAACAGTTGGTAGGTACAAAAATCTCTGCAAAGGATGACCCTGAAGAGATTACAATAAATGCTTTGAAAAATGCTATAAGAGGTATATTATCTCAAAAATCCATTAACATATACGATATAATAGAGGAAAAGAAAAAATTAAATGAACCTGCTGTTTTTGTATTTGTCGGAATAAACGGAACTGGAAAAACTACCTCAATAGCCAAGCTTGCTTACAAATTAAAAGAAAAAGGGTATTCAGTAGTTTTAGCTGCAGGTGATACATTTAGAGCAGGTGCAATTGAACAGTTAGAAGAACATGGGAAAAATGTTGGAGTTAAAGTTATAAAACATCAAAAAGGTGCAGACAGTGCAGCTGTAATATACGATGCAATACAGCACGCCAAGGCAAGAGGTATTAACGTTGTTTTAGCCGACACTGCAGGAAGGCAGGCTACAAACATCAACCTAATGGATGAGATTAGAAAAGTTGTAAGGGTAACAAAACCAGATTTAACAATATTTGTAGGAGATTCCCTTGCTGGAAACGATGCCATAACCCAGGCTGAAGAATTCAACAGAGCTGTAAATGTTGATGGTGCAATATTAACAAAAGTGGATGCAGACGCAAAAGGAGGAGCTGCATTATCCATAGCTTATTCAATAGGAAAACCTGTTCTATTTATGGGGGTCGGTCAGAGATACGGCGATTTACAGGAATTCGATGTAGATTGGATGATCAATAAGTTATTTGGAGATGATGAAGAAGTTAAGTTCTCCACTGAGAGGGAATTTTAA
- a CDS encoding helix-turn-helix domain-containing protein has translation MIEKDVNKIVSWDEINKIIADSNKDLVFIRMPESVFNHPKMAYKIQVLKENTRIFIEVKSKQRGRKRKINETQKRELLNLIKEGHSIRKTAKMVGISKSTVYEYVKDDMISMKKEQLKELIYEFKEVFIENDLYDIGSVQILLRELEQAVEIGDLNRAYELLSELREYFE, from the coding sequence ATGATAGAAAAGGACGTTAATAAAATAGTTAGTTGGGATGAAATAAACAAAATCATTGCAGATTCCAATAAAGATTTGGTATTTATAAGAATGCCAGAATCAGTATTTAACCATCCCAAAATGGCATATAAAATCCAAGTTCTTAAAGAAAACACAAGAATATTTATTGAAGTTAAATCTAAACAAAGGGGAAGGAAGAGGAAAATAAATGAAACTCAAAAGAGAGAACTATTAAACCTTATAAAAGAAGGACATTCAATAAGAAAGACTGCAAAAATGGTCGGTATTTCAAAATCTACTGTGTATGAATATGTAAAAGATGATATGATAAGTATGAAAAAAGAACAACTAAAAGAGTTGATCTATGAGTTTAAGGAAGTGTTTATTGAGAATGATTTATACGATATTGGATCCGTTCAGATATTACTTAGAGAGTTGGAACAGGCTGTTGAAATTGGTGATTTAAATCGAGCGTATGAGTTGTTATCGGAGCTCCGAGAGTATTTCGAATAA
- a CDS encoding tyrosine-type recombinase/integrase gives MKPDIQLLYLKRSKEDTEKEQGDNKWLTKFIEERLFDNIAETTIKSDVKRLNIFLNYCKRINKEPDQLTKSDFIKFFNYLETERKISINTQDKYHKLLKVFYRLMRLNNYREFAEECKERKRFTRYEKKHYDLITESELDKILREIGKSTSRTKERDILIIRFLWDTGARASEVLNLTYKDCDLKKGIFRLRNTKGKEERLVVCRDDTLQFLNWHIRYNIKQEDDDPIFQTNYGKKVTKDWISKIFRKAVKKLQNEGKLPKNKRIVLHSLRHGRIVKMLEDGINIELIKEYVGHKNIETTLIYAHASERMKKSLEDIRRKL, from the coding sequence ATGAAACCAGACATTCAACTCCTGTATCTCAAACGCAGTAAAGAAGATACAGAAAAGGAACAGGGAGATAATAAATGGCTAACTAAATTCATAGAAGAAAGGCTATTCGATAATATAGCAGAAACTACAATAAAGTCAGACGTTAAGCGATTGAATATTTTCCTTAATTACTGTAAAAGAATCAACAAAGAGCCTGATCAACTTACTAAATCAGATTTTATTAAATTTTTTAACTACCTGGAAACTGAAAGGAAAATATCAATCAACACCCAAGACAAATACCATAAATTACTAAAAGTATTCTACCGACTGATGAGATTGAACAACTACAGGGAATTTGCAGAAGAATGCAAGGAAAGAAAGAGATTTACACGGTATGAGAAGAAACACTATGACTTAATCACAGAATCAGAATTGGATAAAATATTAAGAGAAATAGGAAAATCCACCAGCAGAACAAAAGAACGAGACATACTAATAATAAGGTTTTTATGGGACACGGGGGCAAGGGCATCAGAGGTTTTAAATCTCACATATAAGGACTGCGATTTAAAAAAAGGGATATTCAGATTACGAAACACAAAAGGAAAAGAAGAACGGCTTGTAGTATGCAGGGATGACACATTACAGTTCCTTAATTGGCATATTCGATACAACATAAAACAAGAGGATGACGACCCAATATTTCAAACAAACTATGGCAAAAAAGTAACAAAAGATTGGATAAGTAAAATATTCAGAAAAGCAGTTAAAAAACTACAAAATGAAGGAAAACTTCCAAAAAACAAAAGAATTGTTCTACATTCCTTAAGGCATGGGAGGATTGTTAAAATGCTGGAAGATGGAATAAACATAGAATTAATAAAAGAATATGTTGGTCATAAAAACATAGAAACTACTCTAATTTACGCCCATGCCAGTGAAAGAATGAAAAAAAGTTTAGAAGATATTAGGCGAAAATTGTAA
- a CDS encoding DUF488 family protein, with protein sequence MPPNVDSVYTNLDMFNTCNGLLKYNGHVIYTVGYEGKSIDDFINILKKEHIDVLIDVREYPLSRKKGFSKTALSNYLESNGIKYIHMKLLGSPKPLRDRLKSKSISFKEFATQYIKYVRTQDETLSILEDYASSHKCVLMCYEKDWEVCHRNLIANILCSRGFGVIHI encoded by the coding sequence ATGCCACCAAATGTTGATAGTGTTTATACCAATTTAGACATGTTCAATACGTGCAATGGATTGTTGAAATACAACGGGCATGTTATATACACTGTTGGTTATGAAGGGAAATCAATTGATGATTTTATAAATATCTTAAAAAAGGAGCATATTGATGTGTTAATAGATGTGAGGGAGTATCCATTAAGTAGGAAAAAAGGATTTTCCAAAACCGCACTGTCTAATTACTTAGAATCCAATGGCATAAAATATATTCATATGAAATTACTTGGAAGTCCTAAACCGTTAAGGGATAGATTGAAGTCTAAAAGTATATCATTTAAAGAATTTGCTACACAATATATTAAGTATGTTCGAACACAGGATGAAACCTTATCAATTCTTGAAGATTATGCTTCATCACATAAGTGTGTTTTAATGTGTTATGAGAAGGATTGGGAAGTTTGTCATAGAAATCTTATTGCAAATATTCTTTGTAGTAGGGGGTTCGGGGTGATTCATATTTGA
- a CDS encoding EF-Tu/IF-2/RF-3 family GTPase produces the protein MKNIGIGLFGDFEDAGKNLGKKGTSTDITLYNYKKDDDSVFFVEPTRYPERIHPLIYAINMADYALVFVDEIKPELGETLLALDMLEVKEGAFVVGEYVDVEQLKAIISKTSMKDFEFMEKDYIQIREKMMELPLKEGDTSFVKIPIDHFFTVRSVGTVILGKVEKGDSVKIHDNLRIYPTEKKAMVRSIQVNDKDVKEAGFNSRVGLALKGTNTEELERGMILSNGELNVSDEIELEMKWNPYSNKEIKVGEGYQIICGLQSVSSKVVEKEGDKIKLKLIKPIAYENGEKAVLLDGSAKIRILGVATL, from the coding sequence ATGAAAAATATAGGAATAGGATTATTTGGAGATTTTGAAGATGCTGGAAAGAACCTTGGAAAAAAAGGTACATCAACAGATATAACCCTTTACAACTACAAAAAAGATGATGATTCAGTATTTTTTGTTGAACCTACGAGGTATCCTGAAAGGATTCATCCATTGATCTATGCAATAAATATGGCCGATTATGCCCTTGTATTTGTAGATGAGATAAAACCAGAACTTGGGGAAACTCTTTTAGCCTTGGATATGCTCGAAGTCAAAGAAGGTGCTTTTGTAGTTGGAGAATACGTTGATGTTGAACAGTTGAAAGCAATAATTTCAAAAACTTCAATGAAAGACTTTGAATTTATGGAAAAAGATTATATTCAGATAAGGGAAAAGATGATGGAGCTTCCACTAAAGGAAGGAGATACAAGTTTTGTAAAAATCCCTATAGACCATTTTTTCACAGTTAGAAGTGTTGGAACAGTTATTTTAGGTAAGGTTGAAAAAGGAGACTCAGTTAAAATCCATGACAACCTTAGAATATATCCAACTGAAAAAAAGGCAATGGTAAGAAGTATCCAGGTAAACGACAAAGATGTTAAAGAGGCAGGTTTTAATTCAAGGGTCGGATTGGCATTAAAAGGAACTAATACGGAAGAATTAGAAAGGGGGATGATTCTCTCAAATGGGGAGTTAAATGTTTCAGATGAAATCGAGCTCGAAATGAAGTGGAACCCTTATTCAAACAAGGAGATAAAAGTAGGTGAAGGCTACCAGATAATATGTGGTTTACAGTCTGTAAGTAGTAAAGTAGTCGAAAAAGAAGGGGATAAAATCAAACTGAAACTAATAAAACCAATTGCCTATGAAAACGGTGAAAAAGCCGTTCTTTTAGATGGCAGTGCAAAAATAAGGATATTGGGTGTAGCTACACTCTAA
- a CDS encoding DUF2540 domain-containing protein, translating into MLKRFTLYKNIDSRRLRFILHQLQDLNTIDTHTLIEVSKLKKKYEKKLTLIDEEIEIVEKYGRKTNELLNYIIYMEELREEHETRHSTPVSQTQ; encoded by the coding sequence ATGCTAAAAAGATTCACTTTATACAAAAACATAGATTCAAGAAGATTGAGATTCATCTTACACCAATTACAAGACTTAAACACAATAGACACACATACACTAATCGAAGTTTCGAAATTAAAGAAAAAATATGAGAAAAAACTCACACTAATAGATGAAGAAATAGAGATCGTTGAAAAATACGGAAGGAAAACAAACGAACTACTTAATTATATAATATACATGGAAGAGCTCAGGGAGGAACATGAAACCAGACATTCAACTCCTGTATCTCAAACGCAGTAA
- a CDS encoding aspartate dehydrogenase: MLKIGIVGCGTIATLITKAVISKKLTNSKILAVYDKNLDKSEFLAEVSGAEVCNSVDELVKKDIDIVVESASVKAVEDVVEKSLNHGKDVIVMSVGAFVDKELYIKLRNLAEEKQKRIYIPSGAIAGIDAIKSASLGKIKEVVLTTTKPVEGLKDALKNQGIDFENIKEPTVVFEGDVFDAINNFPMNINVSVILSLASNFPAKVKIVADPNATVNMHEIFVRGSIGTVRTTVENYPCKDNPKTSALAAYAVIQLIKDLSEPIRIGT, encoded by the coding sequence ATGTTAAAAATTGGAATAGTAGGATGCGGAACAATAGCCACACTGATTACAAAAGCAGTGATTTCTAAAAAACTAACAAATTCAAAAATATTGGCAGTTTACGATAAAAATCTGGACAAATCAGAATTTCTAGCAGAAGTATCTGGTGCAGAAGTTTGTAACTCAGTGGATGAATTAGTAAAAAAGGACATAGATATAGTGGTAGAATCTGCATCAGTTAAGGCAGTTGAGGATGTTGTAGAAAAATCCTTGAACCATGGAAAAGACGTCATTGTAATGAGCGTAGGTGCCTTTGTGGACAAAGAATTGTACATAAAACTCCGAAATCTTGCAGAAGAAAAGCAGAAAAGAATATACATACCTTCAGGAGCCATTGCAGGAATTGATGCAATTAAATCAGCATCCCTTGGTAAAATCAAAGAAGTAGTTTTAACTACGACAAAACCTGTTGAAGGTTTAAAAGATGCTCTTAAAAACCAAGGAATCGATTTTGAAAACATTAAAGAACCTACCGTAGTTTTTGAAGGAGATGTTTTTGACGCAATTAACAATTTCCCGATGAACATTAATGTTTCCGTTATTCTTTCACTGGCATCTAATTTTCCTGCAAAGGTAAAGATAGTTGCAGACCCAAATGCCACAGTTAATATGCATGAAATTTTTGTAAGAGGTTCTATTGGCACCGTAAGAACCACAGTTGAAAACTATCCATGTAAGGATAATCCAAAAACATCTGCATTGGCGGCATACGCTGTTATACAACTTATAAAAGACCTTTCAGAACCCATAAGGATTGGGACGTAA
- a CDS encoding tyrosine-type recombinase/integrase, producing the protein MGENDWDMGLDYEETKQKLIQQLESLRNKKPLYKNDRKKYAYLILGLIQLRNGCRIGEAIEGLIKFTKSKEHEVSVKVEKRKDNAMRKLILPKEISNRDVELTKDVVLEWENKTIKRIANNASSWYLTNLGINTHSLRYSYISYLGKKQYPAQIVASITGHKKIDMILKYTQSKIAEDVLRREG; encoded by the coding sequence ATGGGAGAAAATGACTGGGATATGGGATTAGATTATGAAGAAACTAAACAAAAACTCATCCAACAACTGGAATCATTGAGAAATAAGAAACCACTTTATAAAAACGACAGAAAAAAATATGCTTATTTGATTTTAGGGTTAATACAACTGAGAAATGGTTGCAGAATAGGGGAAGCGATTGAAGGACTAATCAAATTTACAAAATCAAAAGAACATGAAGTATCTGTTAAAGTGGAAAAAAGGAAAGATAATGCAATGAGAAAACTCATTCTTCCAAAGGAAATATCAAATAGAGATGTTGAACTGACAAAAGATGTGGTGTTGGAATGGGAAAATAAAACCATTAAACGAATTGCAAACAATGCATCATCATGGTATTTAACGAATTTAGGGATAAATACACACTCTTTGAGGTATTCCTACATTTCATACCTTGGTAAAAAGCAGTATCCTGCTCAAATTGTGGCATCAATAACCGGGCATAAAAAAATAGACATGATTTTAAAATATACTCAATCTAAAATAGCGGAGGATGTTTTGAGGAGAGAAGGATGA
- a CDS encoding FeoC-like transcriptional regulator produces MESLSINNLPNDTENITKLLSERKEFLKRLPLHISMHYFGEGGTIPEDKTIHFDLKESCSIMGVSYELLKEIYCKDTYGKLQLWQDIYDALTTKLKIELVHPELKDINNIDLSNEDEQTQKLYNRIMDNIENTIFKEETGDYDLNLEKIRNVYSIYKTFIKDNGSENIKYIAVFPKPKIENIEYFDGHRYTKKKLLKMRGEVIDMYDEDCFFNFIQLAKNGNINIGNYIKEFNGIYNYVVKRFDNTSTIRKTESWGYFGEGKAIFKGWDINITGEKAKRFEELLNTEYKEEELKELAQKLNEYVKNEEFSKIILEWSLASIFRYSLMDERRLDKFPYLLIKGKQGIGKTARINILFSKFLLNTTTAYSVDDVKGSIAKLAKEQYINLPMWFDELKIFPDRLVDMLKQLGTNKEYLMTRGNKNVEKEDYRFYLRRPFLISTNQFTIDDPALLDRFIVLYAEDYELIDNAKIGKEIFNNIHKLGAWIYDNIEEIKKEVIDKLEFEADRELANETVLYIGRELAKHIFSKFGVEYTPSTRVIYGNDSVVTSKDSIRHKIIEKTIKLSEYVKDGIRYNILDYFVDPAEYNTVEKILAKYGIFPYTDKIGNNYIAITKTGILHMDLKEEGIKKLSELDAHGFKTTVIRKEKTHRVALIPIDEEVKEEDTELADIILDTIGGNTVHEAEIIAIIHKEHNIDGEKIRKTLKNMEGNSLRKVGKYKYAKMSGNNIKERIKKYIENKGKVTINEICIKFDIEDEEAEKILGELCLKGEISKINNTTYIH; encoded by the coding sequence ATGGAGTCTTTATCTATAAATAACTTACCAAATGACACAGAAAATATAACAAAATTACTAAGCGAAAGAAAGGAATTTTTAAAAAGACTACCACTTCATATAAGTATGCATTATTTTGGAGAAGGAGGGACGATACCTGAGGATAAAACAATACACTTTGATTTAAAAGAATCATGTAGCATAATGGGTGTATCTTACGAGCTCCTAAAAGAAATATATTGCAAAGACACTTATGGAAAACTGCAATTATGGCAAGACATATACGATGCACTAACTACAAAATTAAAAATAGAGTTGGTACATCCAGAACTAAAAGACATAAATAATATTGACCTATCTAATGAGGATGAACAAACACAAAAATTATACAATAGAATAATGGATAATATCGAAAATACAATATTTAAAGAAGAAACAGGAGATTATGATTTAAACCTTGAAAAAATAAGGAATGTATATTCCATATATAAAACATTCATAAAGGATAACGGTTCAGAAAATATAAAATACATAGCAGTATTTCCAAAACCAAAAATAGAAAATATAGAATATTTCGATGGACACAGATATACAAAGAAAAAACTTCTCAAAATGAGAGGAGAAGTCATCGACATGTATGATGAAGACTGCTTTTTTAACTTTATCCAACTTGCTAAAAATGGAAACATAAACATTGGAAATTACATAAAAGAGTTTAATGGAATTTACAACTATGTGGTTAAAAGATTTGATAATACTAGCACAATTAGAAAAACCGAATCATGGGGATACTTCGGAGAGGGGAAGGCAATATTCAAAGGTTGGGATATTAACATTACAGGAGAAAAAGCAAAACGGTTTGAAGAGTTATTAAACACTGAATACAAAGAGGAAGAATTAAAAGAACTGGCTCAAAAACTAAATGAATATGTGAAAAATGAAGAATTTTCAAAGATAATATTAGAATGGAGTTTGGCATCAATATTTAGATACTCTTTAATGGATGAAAGAAGATTGGATAAATTCCCATACTTATTAATAAAAGGTAAGCAAGGTATTGGTAAAACTGCCAGAATTAATATACTGTTTAGTAAGTTTTTGTTGAATACAACAACGGCATATTCTGTTGATGATGTTAAAGGAAGTATTGCTAAACTGGCAAAGGAACAATACATAAATCTTCCAATGTGGTTTGACGAACTAAAAATATTCCCAGACCGACTGGTTGATATGTTAAAACAACTGGGAACTAATAAAGAATACTTAATGACAAGAGGAAATAAGAATGTGGAAAAGGAAGATTACAGATTTTATTTAAGAAGACCTTTCTTAATCTCAACGAATCAATTTACAATAGACGATCCAGCATTATTAGACAGATTCATAGTACTCTATGCCGAGGACTATGAATTAATAGATAATGCAAAGATTGGAAAGGAAATATTCAATAACATACACAAATTAGGGGCATGGATATATGACAACATAGAGGAGATTAAAAAAGAAGTAATTGACAAATTAGAATTTGAAGCAGATAGGGAACTGGCAAATGAAACCGTGCTGTATATCGGAAGAGAATTAGCAAAACATATATTCTCAAAATTCGGAGTAGAGTATACTCCAAGCACGAGGGTAATATACGGCAATGATAGTGTAGTCACATCAAAAGACAGCATAAGACATAAGATAATAGAAAAAACAATCAAGTTATCAGAATATGTAAAAGATGGAATAAGATACAATATTTTAGATTACTTTGTAGATCCAGCAGAATACAACACAGTAGAAAAAATACTTGCGAAATATGGAATATTCCCATACACCGATAAAATAGGAAACAATTACATAGCCATAACTAAAACAGGAATACTACACATGGATTTAAAGGAAGAAGGCATTAAGAAACTTTCAGAGTTAGATGCACACGGGTTTAAAACGACAGTAATTAGAAAGGAAAAAACACACAGAGTTGCACTAATTCCAATAGATGAAGAGGTGAAAGAAGAGGACACTGAATTGGCAGATATAATATTGGATACAATTGGAGGTAATACAGTACATGAGGCGGAAATTATTGCAATAATACATAAAGAGCATAACATAGATGGGGAAAAGATAAGAAAAACATTGAAAAATATGGAAGGAAACTCATTAAGAAAGGTAGGAAAATATAAATATGCAAAAATGAGCGGAAACAACATAAAAGAAAGGATAAAAAAGTATATTGAAAATAAAGGCAAGGTAACAATAAACGAAATATGTATTAAGTTTGACATTGAGGATGAGGAAGCAGAAAAGATACTTGGCGAGTTGTGTTTGAAAGGTGAAATATCAAAAATCAATAACACGACATACATACATTAA
- a CDS encoding DUF2080 family transposase-associated protein produces the protein MKEILIVENKEVKSNGNTGRVLVPKRYLGKKVNVYLLEENGDTEILENNNKKVKLR, from the coding sequence ATGAAGGAAATATTGATTGTAGAAAACAAAGAGGTAAAGAGTAATGGAAATACCGGACGTGTATTAGTTCCTAAAAGGTACCTCGGAAAGAAAGTAAATGTCTATCTTTTGGAAGAGAATGGAGATACTGAAATTTTAGAAAATAACAACAAAAAAGTAAAATTGAGGTGA